The window TTTAGTAAAAAGATAATTCAAACGATTGAAATATTACAACAAGAAATTATGGATTCCAACAAATCAAAAATTCAATCAAATAACAAACCTGAAAGAGAAATTTCAAATCCAACTACAGGAACTCGTATTTTGTAATTTTCAATTGTTTTTGAATTAATTTCTCCTATTACTCCAATGGTTTTACCATTTACAGAAATTGATGCGGTTCTTCCTTCTTCAAAAGTTGGATGTGTAAAGGTTATTGTTTCAATTTCCAAATTAAATCCAGTTTTTAAAGCAGATTGCAAAATAGATTTAATTTCAGTAAAAGATGCATCTTGATGTGCACTAATTACTGCAAAACTTGTTGCTTCATTGATTGGGTTACCTCTAGAAAAAACACTTCCTGTTTCAAATATTTTTTGTGGATAAGATGCATGAATGTTTCTTGATAAATTTTCTAATAATTCTGGAATGATAGAGTCTCGTAGAATTGTGTGTTCTTGACTTTTTGAATCTAATACAGAGATCATGTTTACAGGTTCTCTATTAGTCATTTCATAGAGAACTTTTTTACTTGTCAAACTTGAATTGAGTACCTCAGTATATCCTAGTCCTATCATAATTAGACTAAGTGATTTTAGTTTTACAGATATTGAATTTGTTTGACCCAAAGTTTGAGACGGAGATAAAATTGGCTCCAAATTTTGTATTCCATAACCTAAGGCTACTTCTTCAACTAAATCCATTGGACCAAATATATCAAAACGATATGGAGGGATGGTACAAATAATATTTTTTCCTTTGAGAATAGCATCCAATCTTGATTTTTTAAGAGAGGCAATAATTTGAGAATTTGTAAGATTTGTGCCTAACATCTGATTGATTAGAATGGAATTTACAGATATTTTTCTTGGCTCTAATTTTGGTGAAGTGTTTTTAGCCCCAGAGATTTTTGTAGAAATTAAAGAAAATCCAGCAGTTTGAAGTATGGTTGCAACAATTGAGAGCATATCTTCTGCATCGTTTTTGTTAATACCAGTAACCTCGACAAAAAGATTTCTTGTTTTTGTAGTAACTGTTGTGATTGCTGCATTAATGATTGGTGGAAAAGAGACAGTTTGTTTTTTTGAATCTAAAATGACTGGAACTTGAGTAGAATTTTTGATGATTGACCCATACTCCTTTCCAATATCTGTAGTTTCAAGAATCTGAGATATCGAGAGTTCTTTATCAGAATGTAATGGAATGAACTTGTGATCTTTATTAGAAGTAGTGTATGTAAGTGGAAATGATATTTTATCTAAGTCATGTATACCGATGGAAGATTTTTTTCTTTTTCTCCCTATACCAAAATGAAGATCTTCTTGCATGGTCATCAGTTGTTTTATCATTTCATCATCAATTCTACCATTTTTTGCAATAATGCCAGTTACAAAAGGTCTGATTTTTGACACTGACGGTTTTACAGACAGGACATAATCATTTGATTTTTTTATGTTTAGTTTTATTGCACCAACTTTAATTCCAAATAATCCCTGTAAACCAAGTGCAATTCCCAAATCAGTAGAATAATCAGGTCTATTTGGACTGTATTCAATTCTGACTTTATCATTATCTTCAGACTCAATATCTAAACCAAGAAAAGGAAGGTTATCAGAGATTTGTTTTTTAGAAATTTTTCCAAGTAATTTTTGGAGTCGAGTATAAGATAATTCAACTACTGGCATTTTGTTACACTCCTAAGCCAACTTAGATTATTGTTGTAAAACTCTCGAACATCATCTAATCCATACCTTAGCATAGCAATTCTTTCAATACCTCCACCCCAAGCTAAAACAGGTTTGGTTATTCCGAGAGGCTTTGTCACTTCAGGTCTAAAAATACCCATACCAAATAGTTCCACCCATTTTCCTAACCTATCATTATAGACCATTGTTTGTAAAGAAGGCTCAGTATATGGGAAAAATGTTGGCCAGAACTTTATTTTTGTAATTCCAATTCGTCGGTAAAATTCTCTCTGTATTCCCATTAAATCACGTAATGTAGCATTTTTTCCTACCACAACACCTTCGATTTGATTAAATTCTACAAGATGTTTGTAACTAACTTTCTCATTTCTAAACACACGCCCAAGTGAAAATATTCTAGATTCATCAGGTTTTGTTTCTGCAAGGTGTTTAATTGTTACACATGTAGTATGGGTTCTAAGAACCATTTTTCTTGCTTCGTTGATGTCCCAATAATATCGCCAATTTTTTTTATGTGATTCAGAAATTTTCCTAATTTGTTCTGCAGTTCCAATTTTTTTTGCAGAAATTCCATCAAGATAAAATGTATCTTGTAATTCTCTTGCTGGATGATCTTGTGGAGTAAACAAAGCATCAAAATTCCAGAAACTGGGTTGGGTAAATTCACCAATAATCTCTGTAAAGCCTAATGTAACAAAAATTTCACGAATTTCATCTATTGTATCCTTAAGTGGATGTGTTCGAGCAACAAATACACCAGGTACTTTTGATTCAACATCAATTGCACCGGATAAGTCATGAGTTATTTCTATAGATTTAGCATTTTCAGTTAGGGATATTTCTTTAATTTTAATTATATCCTCCACAACAAAATCAGGTCTTTTTAAAATATTAGATAAATCGTTAACATCAACTTCGTTTTTAGAAATTTTATTTTCTCCAATTTGTTTTAGAGTTTTTTCTCCTGGAAGTTCTGTCAAATAATTTTTTAAAATTACTTTATCATCGTCTGTATCAACCCAATTATTTTTTCTTGCCAAACCCATTGCAGGGCCAAAAACAGAACCAAGCTCTTTTTGGAGTTCTTGTAAATTTTTTGATTCATTTTTTAATAATTCAAGTAAACGTCTTTCTGGTAATCCTTTATGAAAAGATTCCAATCCATTTTTTCCAAGCGATATGTTACTAGTTTGAGACTCATTTACAATAGCTAGATCTTTTAGTTTAAGCCATTCTATTCCTCTTCTAATTTGATCAGGTGATAGATTAGTAGATTTTTCAAGTTTTTCTGGAGTTTGTATTGGGTTATTTTGAAGTGAAGTGATTATTTTTTTTTCAATCTCATGAAAGATTTGCGACAACAGCAGAGAGACTGAAAAAGACTTTTTAAACCTTAACCTAAGTCAAATTGAATGTCAGCTGATGACTTTATTGTAACTCCTTGGCATGTTGAAGGCGATATAGATTATGATAAATTAATCAAAAAATTCGGTACTGAAAAAATTTCATCTAACATTCTAGAAAGGATCAAAAAAATCACAGGTGAAGACCATTTTATGTTAAGAAGGGGGATTTTCTTCTCACATAGGGATTTTAATAGAATTTTAGATGATTATGAAAAAGGTAAAAAATTTTTCCTCTATACGGGTAGAGGGCCATCAGGCCATACGCATATTGGCCATTTAGTTCCTTGGGTATTTTCAAAATGGCTTCAAGACAAATTTGGAGTAAACATGTATTTTCAACTTACAGATGATGAGAAATTCTTTTCAAAACAGAATCTTACATTAGAAGAGACAAGTAAATTTGCATATGAAAATGCTCTTGATTTTATTGCATTAGGATTTAATCCAAAGAATACAAAAATAATCATCAATACAAAAAATATTCAAACATTATATCCAATTGCTGCCCAAGTAGCAAAAAAAATTAATTTTTCAAACACAAAGGCAGTGTTTGGATTTACAAATGAAACCAATATTGGCATGATATTTTATACGTCGTTACAATCTGCACCTTGTTTTATTGAAAACAAACCAGTACTGATTCCTTTGGGTGTTGATCAAGATCCTCATTTTAGATTGACTCGGGATATTGCTCCAAAAATTGGAAAACCAAAACCAGCTTTAATTCACAATATTATGATTCCAGGATTATCAGGACCTGGAGGGAAAATGTCAGCCTCAGATGAAAATGGAACAATTTACACTACAGATTCCCCAAATGTGGTTAAGAAAAAAATAAACAAACATGCATTTTCTGGAGGTAAACAAGATATTGAACAACATAGAAAATATGGTGGGAATCCAGATATTGATGTATCCTATCAATATCTTAGAATATTTTTTGAACCAAATGACAATAAATTGAAGTCTATCTATGATGATTATAAATCAGGAAAGATGTTGACAGGAGAACTAAAAGCTATCTTGATCGAAAAAATAAATGAATTTCTTGCGGAACATCAAATAAAAAGAGAAAAAGCAAAAAATCAGATAGAACAATTTCTTTTTGAGAATAAATGAAAATTCGAATTAGCTGTGATGGAAAATATGAAGCTCAAAAGTTATCGAGTCTATTATTTATCAAAGATTCAAACGAGACATACATCAAAGCTATTCTAAACATAGTTGAAAACGAAGTAGTTGTGGCATTAAAAGATAAATCAGCTCATAGTGTTCTTTTGAAAAACGAAACACATGTAGAAATATTTGCAGATTTTATTCAGTCAGTAATTGATAATGAACATAAAATATTATCTACAGAAGTTTTTGGGGAAGATATAGAGATTGTAAAAGGATGAAATTATCGTAAAAATGCTACATAAAATGCAGCGATTCCTACCATCACTATAAGGCTAATCCCCAGGGCTTTGAAATCATTATCCATAATTTTAAAAATGAATTATTATAATTAAAGTGTTAATGTATTCTCAAAGGTGATTTTAATTAATCATCTAGGAAAGTATTTGCTTTTTTTATTTGGGGTTTTTGGTTTTTTATATTTAGTTACTGGTTGTCGAATTTCATTACAGTTTAAACAGAGAACTCTTAAATCTTTTTTTGCTAATTCAGGTTCTGAAATATACTTACCCCAAGACGAGGCAAAACCACTGCGTCTAATACTGTCAAAAGCATCACCATCAGTTACATGATTAAAGCCTAAAGCTCTTTCATCTTTAAATCCACAACTAGAACAAATTTTGCCACCAAGAATTTCAAATAGTTTTTCTTTAAGAGATGCATAAAATTTTTCAGAACCATTTGAATAGAAACTTTCAGTCTTTTTTAGAAATTTTGCACTCTTAGATCTACTTGTTCTATAATTGTCTTGATTAGAATCTCTTTCATCTCTGGAATATCTGTCTCTGGATTCTTGTGGTTTATTTTTTTGAAAGCATTCACTACAGTAAACAGGTCTATTGAATTTCGGTTCAAATGGAATTTGACATTCGTCTCCACAATCAGCACATGTTACAGTATGCATTTCTGATTTTCTTTCATCTCTGGAATATCTGTCTCGTGGTGATCTTTTATCTCTGGAATATCTGTCTCGTGGTGATCTTTCATCTCTGGAATATCTGTCTCTGGATTCTTGTGGTTTATTTTTTTGAAAGCATTCACTACAGTAAACAGGTCTATTGAATTTCGGTTCAAATGGAATTTGACATTCGTCTCCACAATCAGCACATGTTACAGTATGCATTTCTGATTTTCTTTCATCTCGGGAATATCTGTCTCGTGGTGAGCGTTTTTCTTTTGAATTTCTAAAAGATCTTGAGGGTTCATCATCTCTAAAACTTCGATTAGAGGTTTGACTAGATTTAGAATGTCTATCAAATTTTTTATCAGAATATTTTGCTTTATACAAATCCATTTTTCTTATACAAATTCAACATTATTGGTTATAGATAGGTAGAGATCTAATTTGTGCCTAAATTAAAAATAAAGAAGTCAAACAAGAGGCTTATCCATTTCAGTGCCCATTATTTCTTGCACTTTAAGAAAATACAGTTTTGTGGAATATGGCATCTCATCCAAATTATTATCAACTACTATCATAAAATATCGTACAGCCCTCTTTGAAATATCAAGATTAAATTTCATTGTAAGAATTGGATCCTGTTTTACTTTGATCTTATCCTGTAACCATGGAGGAGCCATTTCAATGGTCTCTTTAATTATTTTGTCATACCAATAAGCAAGATGTTCTGGATGGAGTCCTTCTTTTAGATTTGAAATATCAGCATCAAATTTTTTCATCATGTTATTTATTATTGCCATATTAAACAGTCCAAAAATAGTGTTTTATTACAACTACTCAAACATAGAGAAGCTTCTAGTCAATTGATGATAAGTTACCTTCCTCATCAATTTCAGAATTCTTTATTCTACTAGTAGAAATTCTATTTCCATCCTGTGCCAAGACCATAGGAACTATCACAACTTTAACTGGTGAAAGATTTTTTTCTGCACGAAGTTGATTTAAAATTACTCCTTGATTACCAGTTTCATCACTTACTATTAGAGCCTCAATATTTTCTTCTAAAACTGCAGGACCAAAATCATTGTCAAGTTTACTGATTTGATAAAGATGGTTTGGAAAATTGGTGTTAATAGTACGAACTAATGTTTCAAATCTTTTACTGTATTTATTCAGAGTTTTTTTACCTCTTTTTTCTGCTAATTCGTCACTGGTTAGTCCAATTATCACTTTAGAAGAAATTGAAAATGCTTTTGAAAGAAGTGTAAGATGACCTTTGTGAATTATATCAAAAGTACCACCCATTGCAACAAGACTGAATTCAGACATAATATCAAATAGAAAGATAAGAAAATAAATCTACTAATTTACTAATACCAATACAATAGGCCCTTGATCAGCTATTGGAATATTATTTCTATCCCAAATGAAAGTTTCAATAAAAAACAGTCCACTATTTTCAGGAATCCAATCTACAGATGGAAACTGTTTGTCAACACCAATATGGCTACCGTCATATTGTCCTAAGAATTCTACAAAAGGAGTTTTACCTGATTGTTTGATTTGAACATAGTAAGTATATGGTGTATCATTAGATTTTTGATCTGCTGAAAATTGAATCCAAGATTCGCTTTGAATCTTTACAGTTGAGCCAACTTTTATTTCTGAAAGAGGTTTTCCTTCAGAATCCAGTACAGACACATTAGAAATAGTAACTAATTTTGTAGATGGTGCTGGGATTTTTACATCAATAGGATTAGAATAAAATACATTAGACTCAGCAAATAATTTGAATCCCACAGATCTTGTTGGGATTTTTTCATTAAAACTAAAAGGAGTTATTGCATTAGATTTAACATCGCCAATCGCTACTTGAGATACTCCAATTATTCTCGGAGGGACGAAATTATCATAAAATACTAGATATACAGTAGCATTACTTATTGGAGCAGCTCCATTTTTCAGTACTCCGGAAAAATCAAGAGTGTGATCCAAAGAAATATCGCTTATTTCAACAGAAAGATTATTAGATTTTGATGGAGCCGGATTGAATCCAACTAGAGAGACAGATGCTTGAGTAATGTCAAGATTTGGAGAGATTGATTTTATCATGTATGGAGATTTACCTAGTGGTGGAATGACCTTCATCATGGAGCCACTTTCAACAATATCTAGAGGTTGAGGATTTACATCATCAAAGAAATTCACATGAATTCGTACATTAGCAACAGAAGTTAGTTTGTTTGTATTTTCAACTTCGCCTACAACCACAGTATAACCTTGATCATCTTTGTAAACAAACGGAGAATCACTTGTAAGAACTACAGATAAAGTAGGTCGGTTATCAGTATACTCTGCAGAAAATCCAGAAGATATAGGAAATAGAATTAAAATCAGAAATACACTAAGAATAATTTTTTCCATACAAATTTCATTAATTAGAGATTAATTTTATACAACATATGATATAGTGAACAAGAAAGGTAAGAACGTTTAACCCAGTTTACACTAAAAGAATAATAATAAAAAGTTAAAAAAGAGATGTAAAATTTATCGTCTTTTCTTCATTGCTGTTATTGCCATCCAGTATACTAAACCTGGAGCCAATCCAACAATAAGTGGTATCCATACTGGCCATGCATCAGCTGCGCTTGTCATAGATTAAAACCAAAACTCATCCTATTTAAATCCATCCAGAAATCTGAAATTCATAATCGATCTGAATATAATGTAAGTGGACTGGACGGGATTTGAACCCATGACCCCCCGCGTGCAAGGCGGGTATACTACCAGGCTATACTACCAGCCCACAACATGAGGGAATAATCTGTGGATTTTAATTGTTGTCTTATTGGCAAGAATTTTATTTATACAAAAACAGATTACATCATGGTACTCTTAGAATCACAAATTAAATTAAAAACAGGCGATATTGCGCCAGAGTTTCAACTTTTAGGGGTTGATGATAAAAAACACACATTAAATGATTATAGCAGTTATCAAGGAATACTTGTCATTTTCATGTGTAATCATTGTCCATATGTCAAAGCAAAAGTAGATGCCCTCAATGAATTGTATGAAAAATTTGGTGATAAAATAGCAATAATAGGCATTAACAGCAATGATGCCAAAGACTATCCAGAAGATAGCTTTGAAAATATGAAAAAAACAGTACAAGAAAAAAATTTCAAATTCGATTATCTAGTCGATGATACTCAAGAAATTGCAAAAAAATATGGGGCAATATGCACTCCAGATCCTTTCTTATTCAATAACAAAAAACAGCTTGTATTTCATGGAAGAATAGACAATGCCATGAAGCCAGACGATATAGCTACAGAAAAGACGATGATAAACAACATAAAAAAATTACTAGCTGGAGAGAAAATTGAAAAAGATTTTGATCCCTCAATTGGATGCTCAATCAAGTGGATAGAAAATTAAACTTAAATGAGTCTTGCCAAAGGATGGTTTAAGGGCTCGTAGCTCAGCTTGGCTGGAGCGTTCGACTGATAATCGAAAGGTCATGTGTTCGAATCACATCGGGCCCATTTTTTATTTTGAATTTTCATAGACATTTTCAGTCCATTGAAGTATATCATCGAATTTTTCAGATATTAAATCTGAATCAATTTTTGTCTTTTTTTCAACTTTACCACATAAGGCTAATCGTATTTTTTTGCCCATTTTTTCCTTAATTGAGTTTATAGATTCAGCAAAAAAATGCAATCCTTCTTCTGTATTTGAAAAAACCGAGATTAGCAGTACGCCAGATTTTTGTTTCCAGATTTTTCCTATCAATTTTTGCAAGTCAAGATCAAATAAAACATTGATTGCAGAAGACATATCCCCAAGATGAAATACATTCCATTCATTAGAATGCAGAGATGTCGAAGCTGCTTCTGATAACAAGTTACTTTGATTATCAGCAGAAATTACAATGATGTTTTTTTTAGGATTGGGATCTACCGATATTTGACTTAGGATTTGCAGAGATTTAGAAATTATATGTTCTAAAAGTTTTTCTTCGGATTTTCCAATTTTACCATCATCATATAACTTCTGTATTGAATCCATAGATGGGAGAATTACTTCTGCAACAAGTTTTCTAACTGATGCTCCAGAGTTAATGCAGTTTTTTACTAAAGAGTATACTTGAGACTCATTTCCTTTTACCAAATTTTCAAGGTATAACTGTGCAACTTTAAAGTAGTCATCTGGAAAATAGAATGTCTCCTGTCCTGGCTCTAAAAGCCATAACGAGATATTGCCAATATCTTTTTGTCTAAGAAACCCCTCTGCAGCAAATACTTTGAGATACTTTGTCATTGTAGTTCTATTAACA is drawn from Candidatus Nitrosarchaeum limnium SFB1 and contains these coding sequences:
- a CDS encoding phenylalanyl-tRNA synthetase subunit beta; this translates as MPVVELSYTRLQKLLGKISKKQISDNLPFLGLDIESEDNDKVRIEYSPNRPDYSTDLGIALGLQGLFGIKVGAIKLNIKKSNDYVLSVKPSVSKIRPFVTGIIAKNGRIDDEMIKQLMTMQEDLHFGIGRKRKKSSIGIHDLDKISFPLTYTTSNKDHKFIPLHSDKELSISQILETTDIGKEYGSIIKNSTQVPVILDSKKQTVSFPPIINAAITTVTTKTRNLFVEVTGINKNDAEDMLSIVATILQTAGFSLISTKISGAKNTSPKLEPRKISVNSILINQMLGTNLTNSQIIASLKKSRLDAILKGKNIICTIPPYRFDIFGPMDLVEEVALGYGIQNLEPILSPSQTLGQTNSISVKLKSLSLIMIGLGYTEVLNSSLTSKKVLYEMTNREPVNMISVLDSKSQEHTILRDSIIPELLENLSRNIHASYPQKIFETGSVFSRGNPINEATSFAVISAHQDASFTEIKSILQSALKTGFNLEIETITFTHPTFEEGRTASISVNGKTIGVIGEINSKTIENYKIRVPVVGFEISLSGLLFD
- a CDS encoding phenylalanyl-tRNA synthetase, alpha subunit; its protein translation is MSQIFHEIEKKIITSLQNNPIQTPEKLEKSTNLSPDQIRRGIEWLKLKDLAIVNESQTSNISLGKNGLESFHKGLPERRLLELLKNESKNLQELQKELGSVFGPAMGLARKNNWVDTDDDKVILKNYLTELPGEKTLKQIGENKISKNEVDVNDLSNILKRPDFVVEDIIKIKEISLTENAKSIEITHDLSGAIDVESKVPGVFVARTHPLKDTIDEIREIFVTLGFTEIIGEFTQPSFWNFDALFTPQDHPARELQDTFYLDGISAKKIGTAEQIRKISESHKKNWRYYWDINEARKMVLRTHTTCVTIKHLAETKPDESRIFSLGRVFRNEKVSYKHLVEFNQIEGVVVGKNATLRDLMGIQREFYRRIGITKIKFWPTFFPYTEPSLQTMVYNDRLGKWVELFGMGIFRPEVTKPLGITKPVLAWGGGIERIAMLRYGLDDVREFYNNNLSWLRSVTKCQ
- a CDS encoding tryptophanyl-tRNA synthetase, coding for MSADDFIVTPWHVEGDIDYDKLIKKFGTEKISSNILERIKKITGEDHFMLRRGIFFSHRDFNRILDDYEKGKKFFLYTGRGPSGHTHIGHLVPWVFSKWLQDKFGVNMYFQLTDDEKFFSKQNLTLEETSKFAYENALDFIALGFNPKNTKIIINTKNIQTLYPIAAQVAKKINFSNTKAVFGFTNETNIGMIFYTSLQSAPCFIENKPVLIPLGVDQDPHFRLTRDIAPKIGKPKPALIHNIMIPGLSGPGGKMSASDENGTIYTTDSPNVVKKKINKHAFSGGKQDIEQHRKYGGNPDIDVSYQYLRIFFEPNDNKLKSIYDDYKSGKMLTGELKAILIEKINEFLAEHQIKREKAKNQIEQFLFENK
- a CDS encoding hypothetical protein (hypothetical protein Nmar_1491), translated to MKIRISCDGKYEAQKLSSLLFIKDSNETYIKAILNIVENEVVVALKDKSAHSVLLKNETHVEIFADFIQSVIDNEHKILSTEVFGEDIEIVKG
- a CDS encoding hypothetical protein (hypothetical protein Nmar_1492): MDLYKAKYSDKKFDRHSKSSQTSNRSFRDDEPSRSFRNSKEKRSPRDRYSRDERKSEMHTVTCADCGDECQIPFEPKFNRPVYCSECFQKNKPQESRDRYSRDERSPRDRYSRDKRSPRDRYSRDERKSEMHTVTCADCGDECQIPFEPKFNRPVYCSECFQKNKPQESRDRYSRDERDSNQDNYRTSRSKSAKFLKKTESFYSNGSEKFYASLKEKLFEILGGKICSSCGFKDERALGFNHVTDGDAFDSIRRSGFASSWGKYISEPELAKKDLRVLCLNCNEIRQPVTKYKKPKTPNKKSKYFPR
- a CDS encoding hypothetical protein (hypothetical protein Nmar_1493); amino-acid sequence: MAIINNMMKKFDADISNLKEGLHPEHLAYWYDKIIKETIEMAPPWLQDKIKVKQDPILTMKFNLDISKRAVRYFMIVVDNNLDEMPYSTKLYFLKVQEIMGTEMDKPLV
- a CDS encoding cytidyltransferase-like protein; the encoded protein is MSEFSLVAMGGTFDIIHKGHLTLLSKAFSISSKVIIGLTSDELAEKRGKKTLNKYSKRFETLVRTINTNFPNHLYQISKLDNDFGPAVLEENIEALIVSDETGNQGVILNQLRAEKNLSPVKVVIVPMVLAQDGNRISTSRIKNSEIDEEGNLSSID
- a CDS encoding hypothetical protein (hypothetical protein Nmar_1495) translates to MEKIILSVFLILILFPISSGFSAEYTDNRPTLSVVLTSDSPFVYKDDQGYTVVVGEVENTNKLTSVANVRIHVNFFDDVNPQPLDIVESGSMMKVIPPLGKSPYMIKSISPNLDITQASVSLVGFNPAPSKSNNLSVEISDISLDHTLDFSGVLKNGAAPISNATVYLVFYDNFVPPRIIGVSQVAIGDVKSNAITPFSFNEKIPTRSVGFKLFAESNVFYSNPIDVKIPAPSTKLVTISNVSVLDSEGKPLSEIKVGSTVKIQSESWIQFSADQKSNDTPYTYYVQIKQSGKTPFVEFLGQYDGSHIGVDKQFPSVDWIPENSGLFFIETFIWDRNNIPIADQGPIVLVLVN
- a CDS encoding alkyl hydroperoxide reductase/ Thiol specific antioxidant/ Mal allergen: MVLLESQIKLKTGDIAPEFQLLGVDDKKHTLNDYSSYQGILVIFMCNHCPYVKAKVDALNELYEKFGDKIAIIGINSNDAKDYPEDSFENMKKTVQEKNFKFDYLVDDTQEIAKKYGAICTPDPFLFNNKKQLVFHGRIDNAMKPDDIATEKTMINNIKKLLAGEKIEKDFDPSIGCSIKWIEN
- a CDS encoding putative transcription regulator translates to MGRSYQSTEIRQKLIDVLKDSKTGMSGVEISEKLGVNRTTMTKYLKVFAAEGFLRQKDIGNISLWLLEPGQETFYFPDDYFKVAQLYLENLVKGNESQVYSLVKNCINSGASVRKLVAEVILPSMDSIQKLYDDGKIGKSEEKLLEHIISKSLQILSQISVDPNPKKNIIVISADNQSNLLSEAASTSLHSNEWNVFHLGDMSSAINVLFDLDLQKLIGKIWKQKSGVLLISVFSNTEEGLHFFAESINSIKEKMGKKIRLALCGKVEKKTKIDSDLISEKFDDILQWTENVYENSK